CCGGGCATCACGCAGCAGGACTTTATGCTTCGCCCGCTTCCCGTTTCGGAGGACGAGAAATTCGACATCATTTCCCTTTCTCTGGTCTTGAATTTCGTGCCCTCTGCTTCAGGTCGAGGGGATATGCTGCGTCGCACAACGGCTTTCCTGCGTCGGACGTCGAGTGTAACGGAAGTAGCGGccaccctcttcctcgtcttaCCGGCTAGCTGTGTCCTTAATGCGAGGTACTGCTCAGAGGAGAAATTGACGCTGATCATGGCGAGTTTGGGATATGTGCTGTTGCAGAGGAAGCAGACGGCGAAGTTGGTTTACTATTTGTGGCAGTGGAGGGATGAtccggcggtggaggaggaacagAGGTTTAAAAAAGTCAAGGTCAGGGATGGGCCCGGGATGAATAACTTTTGTGTGGAGCTTGTGCCTCCTTGAGTGCGAAGAGAGGATGCATGCACGGAAACATCTCTGCTCTCTGGTCTCGCTCGAAGCACGACAGCATGGAGCATATTCAGATCCGCCAACGCAGTCATCAGCGCGTCTGGACTATCATCATTCGAGGCCCGAAGACGCCTCGGGCGATACCACTCCTGAGCTTCTGACCGGAGCAGGTTGTGGCGCGGACTCCACTATCAGGCTCAATGATTTGATAACAAGACGTGAGAGTTGGAGAGCATGAAAAGACAAGGACATGAGAATGTGGCTGCGCATTTGGTTGTCAAGCAATTCACTATCTGCATCCGATCCATATGTATGCTCAAGCCATGCCCTGAAGCCAAGAACACGACGCCGCAGATAAGCCGCCTCGTCCCAGTTGGCGCCACTTATGGCGAACGCTTCATGCTCGCTCGCTCAGGATCGGCCATAATCGGAGGATTAGGGATCGGAAGAATCACAAAGGAATGCAGCAGCAGGTAAGGCAGCAAACGCCGCAAAGACACAAAACGCCGATCGCATGCAATTATTTTGTTGTTGATGGGGTCGTAAGGAGCGTGATCTCGTCGCCATCGGGAGGGAGTGTGTCTGTACAGAGGACGAGCATTTGGCAGCCGTCATGATGTATGCAGGAAGGACTGAGACCTGGTGAAGTCCTGCCTTCGAGATCAAGAATCGGGTGCAGTGGCGTAGACTGTCATTCAGCAGAGTGCGAGTGCAACACTGCGCTTTGATACCCGAAGCTGCGCTCTTGGTGGTCAATCAAATGTCCTCGCCTAGCTTTGCTTGCACTCGGCGGTCTCCTGCTTGGGTCTTGAGCCGTCCTCCTACTTGAATGTTAGTCAATATTCTGATCAGAATGTGCCAATCAAGCAAGACTgacctcgtcatcgtcctcatcctcgtcgtcctcgtcgcgctcatcgtcatcatcatcctcatcgtcctcgtcctcgaaatcgtcctcatcgaagtcgtcgaggcCCTGCTCGAATTGCAGAGCTTCGCCGGTGAACCAGTCGATTGCTCGTGGGATGAGCTTCTCCTTGATGTCCTCACCGAGCTGGTAGTCAAGCTCGAGCTTGGCCTCGatgtcctcgtcgatctcgtcatcatcgtcctctgGTGGTGCGGCGGGgttgaagaagtcgaagaatgATGGCGTAGGGATGGTCTTCTTGACAATGCGGGTCTGCTTGGTGTCTGCTTCGTTGTCAGTATGGATATTCACGGCGATAAATGTGATTCAACGCACTCTTGTTCCTCTGCTTCTTGCTCTCAATCTTAACAGTCAAATCCTGACCGGCCTTCCAGTCAATCTTATCACCCTCAGCGTGGTCGTAGATGAAGTCACCACCGTATCCGTTCTCCTCCTGGTAGAAGTAGGTCTTGTTCAAGATCTTGTTGGAGAAGAATGAGTTCTCGGAGAACTCAAAGATCAGACGGAAACCAGGGCGGTCAAGGTACTCCATGCGGATGTCGGTGAGGAATTTGAGAGCCTCCTCATCGCGGTCGGTGATGGTCTCGGCGAGGGAAGAGTTCTTCATCGCGGACAGCCAGAACTCTGGAATACCCTTGAGGTCGGCGGCAGAAGCATCCTTATCAGCCTCCGCCTTTGCGGCCTCggcctcctcatcgtcttcttcgtcctcctcaccggCCTCAATCTCAGCCTCAGTTGGCTCAGCGGCACCATTGACAATGGCGGCACGCTTCTCGTAAAGTGGGGTGAActtggcgaagaagcgcttcTCGAGTTGAAGGACCTCCTCTTGAAACTCAGCCTCGAGCTTGGAGTGCTCCTTCTGGACACCCTTGAGACCGGCAACGCGTTTTCGGACGGGAGCGGGGAGGGACTCGACGTATCCGGAAGATTTTCCAACAAGGCCTTGGAGCTTGTTCTGCATCATTGACACGAGACGTGGGTTTTGCGCGAAGATGGACGCGGCGGCGGCACGGTCGAGTTCCTCTGTAAAAGACTCATCAGTCTTTGTGTCCTTATCCAAACTTCTCCACCTTGTCTCGCGTCTTCCTTACCTTCGTTGATGCTGCTCATGCCGGGCGCAGCGGCGTGAGATGAGATTGGCGCAGCATTTGCTGGAGTGTTCTGCGGTGTTCTGTTGACCATGGTGTTAGTCGTGCTGTGCAAACAATGTGAAATCGAGGGAAAAGCGCGTACGGAGCGGTCTGCGCCTGGCTTCTATTGTTGCGGATGGGTTCcgacatgatggcggtggttgAGATGTGGTGAGTCAACGATCGACAGCGACGTGTCCTAGTCGCGGATGATTGTTGGGTCGGGTGAGTTCGT
This genomic interval from Zymoseptoria tritici IPO323 chromosome 8, whole genome shotgun sequence contains the following:
- the NFA2401 gene encoding nucleosome assembly protein NAP-1 (Nucleosome assembly protein NAP-1) — its product is MSEPIRNNRSQAQTAPTPQNTPANAAPISSHAAAPGMSSINEEELDRAAAASIFAQNPRLVSMMQNKLQGLVGKSSGYVESLPAPVRKRVAGLKGVQKEHSKLEAEFQEEVLQLEKRFFAKFTPLYEKRAAIVNGAAEPTEAEIEAGEEDEEDDEEAEAAKAEADKDASAADLKGIPEFWLSAMKNSSLAETITDRDEEALKFLTDIRMEYLDRPGFRLIFEFSENSFFSNKILNKTYFYQEENGYGGDFIYDHAEGDKIDWKAGQDLTVKIESKKQRNKNTKQTRIVKKTIPTPSFFDFFNPAAPPEDDDDEIDEDIEAKLELDYQLGEDIKEKLIPRAIDWFTGEALQFEQGLDDFDEDDFEDEDDEDDDDDERDEDDEDEDDDEEDGSRPKQETAECKQS